A single Nicotiana tabacum cultivar K326 chromosome 5, ASM71507v2, whole genome shotgun sequence DNA region contains:
- the LOC107771376 gene encoding zinc finger protein GIS-like produces the protein MDRRDIETHDFMNVESFSQLPFIRPAPTKEKAAIKLFGKELGGREESKSVDSNDHSDQESKDSTVNVSDNRKFVCNYCCRNFPTSQALGGHQNAHKRERQNAKRAQRQPPNFHIGNVNGTYFHSSRSSTTSFYGSRHVYNGSHYSQAHTINGSPLAFWRSHSSPLSNYARDRSKMIDPLPMYVNGNLKTNSSSISLSRFGYELKEGVQDHVSLDLHL, from the coding sequence ATGGATAGGAGAGATATTGAAACTCACGATTTCATGAACGTGGAATCTTTCTCCCAACTGCCCTTTATTAGGCCAGCACCAACAAAAGAAAAGGCAGCCATTAAGCTTTTTGGGAAAGAATTAGGTGGTCGTGAGGAATCTAAATCTGTCGATTCCAATGACCATAGTGATCAAGAATCAAAAGACAGTACTGTCAATGTCTCCGACAACCGAAAATTTGTatgtaactattgttgtaggaatTTCCCAACTTCACAAGCACTAGGAGGCCATCAAAATGCACATAAAAGAGAACGTCAGAATGCCAAAAGAGCTCAACGTCAGCCACCAAATTTTCATATTGGAAATGTTAATGGCACTTATTTTCATAGTTCCAGGAGCAGTACTACTAGCTTTTATGGAAGTCGTCATGTTTATAATGGTAGCCATTATTCTCAAGCTCATACTATAAATGGAAGTCCCTTGGCCTTTTGGAGAAGCCATTCTTCTCCTCTTTCTAATTATGCTCGTGACCGTTCCAAGATGATAGATCCATTGCCAATGTATGTTAATGGAAATTTGAAGACCAATAGCAGCTCGATTTCTTTAAGCCGATTTGGGTATGAACTGAAGGAAGGAGTTCAAGATCATGTGAGTTTAGATCTACACTTGTAA